From Peptococcaceae bacterium, one genomic window encodes:
- a CDS encoding NADH-quinone oxidoreductase subunit A has product MFMQYATVGIFLIAGIIFGFGALFANWLLRPKPKNAPPAKLEAYECGMETIGPTWVQFRINYFIIALVFMVFDVETIFLYPWAIAFQKLGLFAFIEMFVFLAILVVGFWYALKEGAFEWR; this is encoded by the coding sequence ATGTTTATGCAGTACGCAACAGTCGGCATCTTCTTAATTGCAGGCATTATTTTCGGTTTTGGCGCGCTCTTTGCCAACTGGCTGCTGCGGCCCAAACCAAAAAACGCGCCGCCCGCCAAGCTGGAGGCTTACGAATGCGGCATGGAGACAATCGGGCCCACCTGGGTCCAGTTCAGGATAAACTATTTTATTATTGCGCTGGTGTTTATGGTCTTTGACGTTGAAACGATATTTCTTTACCCCTGGGCGATAGCTTTTCAGAAATTGGGTTTATTCGCGTTTATCGAAATGTTTGTTTTCCTGGCGATTCTTGTAGTCGGATTCTGGTATGCCTTGAAGGAAGGAGCATTTGAATGGCGCTAG
- a CDS encoding NADH-quinone oxidoreductase subunit D — MRTQELTINMGPQHPSTHGVFRLILNLDGEVATGSTSVPGYLHRGLEKLAEGRTYPQFIPYTDRLDYLSSMSNNLGYVQAVEKMLSITVPERAEYLRVIFAELQRIASHLVAIGTFALDLGAWTAVVFAFNYREKIMDLFSMTCGGRLTYNYMRVGGVSHDIPWAFMPRLRYFLDYMERSVEEFQRLVTGNEIFLARTKGVGVITGEKARDFGLSGPNLRASGVNYDVRKNRPYGIYDRFDFKACVLENGDCFDRYMVRVMEIEESLKIIRQAVHDLPEGPVIAQVPRVIKPPAGETYHSIENPKGELGFYLVSDGSNKPYRLHIRRPSFVNLAVLDEIVPGWLVADVVAILASLDIVLGEVDG, encoded by the coding sequence GTGAGGACTCAAGAACTGACAATCAATATGGGCCCGCAGCACCCCAGTACCCACGGGGTGTTTCGCCTGATTTTGAACCTGGACGGCGAAGTGGCCACAGGTTCAACTTCCGTGCCGGGTTATTTGCACAGGGGCCTGGAAAAGCTGGCCGAAGGGCGCACATACCCCCAGTTTATACCTTATACGGACAGGCTTGATTATCTGTCGTCGATGAGCAACAACCTGGGGTACGTGCAGGCCGTGGAAAAAATGCTGTCCATAACGGTTCCGGAACGGGCCGAATACCTGCGGGTTATTTTCGCGGAACTGCAACGGATTGCCAGCCACCTGGTGGCGATAGGGACGTTTGCCCTGGACCTGGGAGCGTGGACGGCCGTGGTTTTCGCTTTCAATTACCGGGAAAAAATAATGGACCTCTTTTCCATGACCTGCGGGGGGCGTTTAACCTATAACTATATGCGTGTCGGCGGTGTTTCGCATGATATCCCCTGGGCCTTTATGCCGCGGCTCCGCTATTTCCTGGACTACATGGAGCGTTCAGTGGAAGAATTCCAGCGCCTGGTAACGGGAAACGAGATTTTTCTGGCCAGGACCAAGGGTGTCGGGGTGATTACCGGCGAAAAGGCGCGCGACTTCGGGTTGAGCGGCCCTAACCTGAGGGCTTCCGGTGTCAACTATGACGTCCGCAAGAACAGGCCATACGGCATTTATGACCGTTTTGACTTTAAGGCCTGCGTTTTGGAAAACGGCGACTGTTTTGACCGCTACATGGTGCGCGTGATGGAGATTGAAGAAAGCCTCAAGATAATCAGGCAGGCTGTTCATGACCTGCCCGAAGGCCCGGTAATAGCGCAAGTGCCCAGGGTTATCAAACCTCCGGCCGGAGAAACATATCATTCCATCGAAAACCCCAAGGGGGAACTTGGGTTCTACCTGGTCAGCGACGGCAGCAATAAACCTTACCGGCTGCACATAAGAAGGCCGTCCTTCGTGAACCTGGCCGTACTGGACGAAATAGTGCCCGGCTGGCTGGTGGCTGATGTGGTGGCGATACTGGCCAGCCTGGATATAGTGCTTGGCGAAGTCGATGGGTAA
- a CDS encoding ribonuclease HII: MKMEKQKAEKERLYRLWEWERSLWTAGYSKVAGLDEAGRGPLAGPVVAASVVLPPEIEIPGLNDSKKLSGNKRSALAEIIKQKALAWGVGVVDQSEIDRINILQASKIAMIEAVRQMGVRPDFLLIDALTVALDIPQQGIVHGDTLSASIAAASIIAKTHRDSLMEMMDVLYPEYGFKDHKGYGTPRHLEALRCYGPCPIHRVTFIHKMNKTRN; encoded by the coding sequence ATGAAAATGGAAAAGCAAAAAGCCGAAAAAGAGCGCCTGTATAGATTGTGGGAATGGGAAAGAAGTCTTTGGACAGCGGGTTACAGTAAGGTAGCCGGTCTCGACGAGGCGGGGAGAGGGCCGCTGGCCGGCCCTGTAGTGGCAGCTTCTGTAGTATTACCGCCGGAAATCGAGATACCCGGTCTCAATGATTCCAAAAAGCTTTCCGGAAATAAAAGGTCGGCCCTGGCGGAGATAATAAAACAAAAGGCTTTAGCCTGGGGTGTGGGGGTAGTTGACCAAAGCGAGATAGACCGGATCAATATTCTGCAGGCTTCTAAAATAGCCATGATCGAAGCGGTGCGGCAAATGGGAGTAAGGCCCGATTTTCTGTTGATCGATGCGCTTACTGTTGCCCTGGATATACCTCAACAAGGAATTGTTCATGGGGATACCTTATCAGCCTCTATTGCCGCCGCCTCTATTATTGCCAAAACGCACCGCGATTCGCTGATGGAGATGATGGACGTGCTTTACCCGGAATACGGTTTTAAGGACCACAAAGGATACGGAACACCGCGCCATCTTGAGGCGCTGAGGTGCTACGGGCCCTGTCCGATTCACCGGGTTACGTTTATACATAAAATGAATAAAACAAGAAATTGA
- a CDS encoding NADH-quinone oxidoreductase subunit B: MALEINDEKTLEKTLEKNVLLTTLDKLFNWGRGNSLWPLQFGLACCAIEMISSGQARFDLSRFGYEVFRPSPRQADVMIVAGTITKKMQPAIRRIYDQMPEPKWVIAMGNCAIGGGPFADSYAVVPGADEFLPVDVYVPGCPPRPESLFYAMLQLKEKVMNPQKARAKKYGR, from the coding sequence ATGGCGCTAGAAATAAACGATGAAAAGACTTTGGAAAAAACGCTGGAAAAGAATGTGTTGCTTACTACTCTGGATAAGCTTTTCAACTGGGGAAGGGGCAATTCCCTGTGGCCGCTGCAGTTTGGCTTGGCCTGCTGTGCCATCGAAATGATTTCCTCTGGACAGGCCCGTTTTGATCTTTCCCGCTTTGGGTATGAAGTGTTCCGTCCATCTCCTCGACAGGCCGATGTGATGATCGTGGCGGGAACAATTACCAAGAAAATGCAGCCTGCGATCAGAAGAATTTATGACCAGATGCCCGAACCAAAATGGGTTATTGCCATGGGGAACTGCGCCATCGGCGGCGGACCGTTCGCCGATTCTTACGCGGTGGTTCCGGGAGCCGACGAGTTCCTGCCGGTGGATGTTTATGTTCCGGGGTGTCCTCCCCGGCCGGAAAGCCTGTTTTACGCCATGCTGCAGTTGAAAGAAAAGGTGATGAATCCACAAAAGGCGAGGGCGAAGAAATATGGCCGGTAA
- the nuoH gene encoding NADH-quinone oxidoreductase subunit NuoH, translating into MLTGWLGVDSVWVELGMVLVYLAGILGVIMAAALVLLLVERRVAGFVQYRLGPNRVGFQGVLQPVADMFKLLTKENITPAGVDKTLHTLAPVLVLVPTVLAFAVVPFGRGMIAQDLNIGIFYLIAVTSLTTIPFLMGGWGSNNKYSLLGGMRAVAQMISYEVPMVFSLLGVVMIVGSLQMSQIVEAQQKVWFVFLQPLAFFIYIIAATAECNRLPFDIPEGESELTAGVYTEYTGMKWSLFMMTEYGNLVLVSAVATTMFLGGWHGPLLPGWFWFGLKTSLLLGFFILMRWTFPRVRVDQLMKIGWKYLVPVSLVNIFITGIGVYLYKSMGW; encoded by the coding sequence ATGCTGACAGGCTGGCTGGGAGTGGATAGCGTCTGGGTGGAGCTGGGCATGGTCCTGGTATACCTCGCCGGGATTTTGGGCGTGATTATGGCCGCCGCACTGGTTTTGCTGCTGGTGGAAAGAAGGGTGGCGGGTTTTGTCCAGTACCGGCTCGGTCCCAACCGCGTGGGCTTCCAAGGGGTGCTGCAGCCTGTAGCCGATATGTTTAAGCTGTTGACCAAAGAAAACATAACCCCGGCAGGTGTGGATAAAACTCTTCATACCCTGGCTCCCGTGCTGGTGCTTGTGCCGACAGTTTTGGCCTTTGCTGTTGTCCCGTTTGGCCGGGGCATGATCGCGCAAGACCTTAACATCGGTATTTTTTACTTGATAGCCGTTACTTCCTTGACTACCATTCCCTTTTTGATGGGCGGATGGGGTTCCAACAACAAGTACTCGCTGCTGGGAGGGATGCGGGCGGTTGCCCAAATGATCAGCTACGAGGTGCCCATGGTCTTTTCACTGCTGGGAGTGGTGATGATCGTCGGGTCGCTCCAGATGTCGCAGATCGTCGAGGCTCAACAGAAAGTGTGGTTCGTTTTCCTGCAGCCGCTGGCATTCTTTATCTATATCATCGCGGCCACAGCAGAGTGCAACAGGCTTCCTTTCGACATCCCCGAGGGGGAATCGGAGCTTACGGCCGGTGTTTATACGGAATACACAGGGATGAAATGGTCCCTGTTCATGATGACCGAGTACGGCAACCTGGTCCTGGTTTCCGCCGTCGCCACTACCATGTTCCTGGGAGGCTGGCACGGGCCGCTGCTGCCGGGCTGGTTCTGGTTCGGGTTAAAAACTTCGCTCCTGCTTGGCTTTTTCATCCTCATGCGGTGGACCTTTCCGCGGGTAAGGGTGGACCAGCTGATGAAAATCGGCTGGAAGTACCTGGTTCCCGTTTCCCTGGTCAATATTTTCATCACCGGGATCGGGGTTTACCTTTACAAATCAATGGGGTGGTGA
- a CDS encoding NADH-quinone oxidoreductase subunit I, which yields MFGAGLIKGLSLTFKVMFTRKITEQYPDERPFIDHRWRGSFQLDREACICCGMCVNACPNRAVVMEAAKSQDGRRVLTRYEIDFERCLVCGFCVEACPQGCLRFTREYELASYFREDVALDLLKNDNLDAPASKYAQRVPAREEEA from the coding sequence ATGTTCGGCGCGGGCTTAATCAAAGGTCTTTCCCTGACCTTCAAGGTAATGTTTACGCGAAAGATTACGGAGCAGTACCCGGATGAAAGACCGTTCATAGACCACCGCTGGCGGGGATCCTTTCAACTCGACAGGGAGGCCTGCATCTGCTGCGGGATGTGTGTCAACGCCTGCCCCAACAGGGCTGTTGTTATGGAAGCCGCCAAAAGCCAGGATGGCAGGCGCGTGTTGACCCGTTATGAAATAGATTTTGAGCGGTGCCTGGTCTGCGGGTTTTGCGTAGAGGCCTGTCCCCAGGGCTGCCTGCGGTTTACGCGAGAATATGAACTGGCCTCATATTTCCGGGAGGATGTGGCCCTTGACTTGCTTAAAAACGACAACCTGGACGCCCCGGCTTCGAAGTATGCGCAAAGGGTTCCGGCCAGAGAGGAGGAAGCATAA
- the ylqF gene encoding ribosome biogenesis GTPase YlqF, which yields MLLVQWFPGHMAKTRRLVYENIKLVDVVTELCDARIPASSRNPLFDGLAGNKPRLLVLGKEDLADTAATGLWLEYYNRSGQKSLALNMVRGTKTARKKLLQAIRSLAEPVLAKRVQRGIKKQTVRTMVVGIPNVGKSTLINFLAGKGAAETGDRPGVTRGKQWIRLEGEVELLDMPGLLWPKFEDRETGLKLAVTGAIRDEAVDGQELALWLIKWLAGNAPGRIRERYGIEESKDANLLLEEISRKRGFLQRGGKVDVEKGAAMLLDEFRAGKIGAFTLDALPGKL from the coding sequence ATTCTTTTGGTCCAGTGGTTTCCCGGTCATATGGCCAAAACAAGGCGACTGGTATATGAGAACATCAAGCTGGTTGATGTTGTTACGGAGCTTTGTGACGCCAGGATCCCCGCCAGCAGCCGCAACCCGTTGTTTGACGGGCTTGCCGGAAACAAGCCGCGCCTTTTGGTCCTCGGCAAGGAAGACCTGGCTGATACGGCCGCAACCGGCTTGTGGCTCGAATACTATAACCGGTCAGGGCAAAAGAGTCTGGCTTTAAATATGGTGCGCGGGACAAAAACCGCCAGGAAAAAACTCCTGCAGGCTATCAGAAGCCTGGCAGAACCGGTACTGGCCAAAAGGGTGCAGAGAGGGATAAAAAAACAGACCGTGCGGACCATGGTAGTAGGTATCCCCAACGTGGGCAAATCAACGCTCATTAATTTCCTTGCGGGAAAGGGAGCAGCGGAGACCGGCGACAGGCCAGGAGTGACCAGGGGAAAACAGTGGATCAGGCTGGAAGGCGAGGTTGAACTCCTGGACATGCCTGGGCTGCTCTGGCCGAAGTTTGAAGACCGCGAGACCGGGTTGAAGCTGGCTGTGACCGGCGCAATCAGGGATGAAGCGGTCGATGGACAGGAACTGGCCTTGTGGCTGATAAAATGGCTTGCCGGAAACGCGCCGGGGAGAATAAGGGAAAGATACGGTATTGAAGAAAGTAAAGACGCCAATTTATTGCTGGAAGAAATAAGCAGGAAGCGCGGTTTTTTGCAAAGGGGCGGCAAAGTGGATGTGGAAAAAGGCGCAGCGATGCTGCTTGACGAATTCCGCGCCGGAAAGATAGGCGCTTTTACCCTGGATGCCTTGCCCGGTAAATTGTAA
- a CDS encoding NADH-quinone oxidoreductase subunit C, protein MAGNGFAFLEEKFPGVKSSDNVIQVPREKLLSVMEFLKEQGFDYLNDLTAVDWQKHFTLVYQVRSYSKPEEVTVKTDLERDDPRAPSVTGIWKAGNWMEREVYDMFGIVFEGHPNLRRILLGDDFVGYPLRKDFQS, encoded by the coding sequence ATGGCCGGTAATGGTTTCGCATTCCTGGAAGAGAAGTTTCCAGGCGTAAAGTCCAGCGATAATGTAATCCAGGTGCCGCGGGAAAAACTCCTTTCGGTAATGGAGTTTCTGAAAGAGCAGGGTTTTGATTATTTGAACGACCTGACAGCGGTAGACTGGCAAAAACATTTCACCCTGGTTTATCAGGTTCGCTCGTACAGCAAACCTGAGGAGGTTACGGTCAAGACCGACCTGGAAAGGGACGACCCCAGGGCGCCTTCGGTGACCGGAATATGGAAAGCGGGCAACTGGATGGAACGCGAGGTTTACGACATGTTTGGGATAGTATTTGAAGGGCATCCCAACCTGAGACGCATCCTGCTGGGGGACGATTTTGTCGGGTACCCCCTCCGCAAGGATTTCCAGTCGTAG